From one Conyzicola nivalis genomic stretch:
- a CDS encoding DUF3159 domain-containing protein, with protein MSHDRGDSPTPPSLADALSAAAQNSGFGKVAPGETPTAGALLGAMGGVRGIVESLLPGFVFVVVYAITQETLPSVLIPAAIAVLFVLVRLVTRTPVVPALVGLLGIAVSAALAIFSGDAKENFVLGFWLNGAYVVGLLVSLLARWPVIGIIVGLLRGEGTAWRADKAKYRIAFVTTVLWTCMFAARLAVQVPLYYADQTQLLGGAKLIMGLPLYAATLWVTWLLVRAVYAKGAAAASGPGVHG; from the coding sequence ATGTCTCACGATCGGGGCGACTCGCCGACTCCGCCGTCGCTCGCCGACGCGCTGTCGGCCGCCGCGCAGAACTCGGGCTTCGGCAAGGTAGCTCCGGGGGAGACCCCGACGGCGGGTGCCCTGCTCGGCGCCATGGGCGGTGTGCGCGGCATCGTCGAATCCCTGCTGCCCGGGTTCGTCTTCGTCGTCGTCTACGCGATCACCCAGGAGACCCTGCCGTCGGTGCTGATCCCGGCGGCCATCGCGGTGCTCTTCGTGCTGGTGCGCCTCGTCACCCGCACCCCGGTGGTACCGGCGCTCGTCGGCCTGCTCGGAATCGCGGTCTCCGCAGCACTCGCCATCTTCTCCGGCGATGCGAAAGAGAACTTCGTGCTCGGCTTCTGGCTCAACGGTGCCTACGTGGTCGGCCTGCTGGTGTCGCTGCTGGCGCGCTGGCCCGTCATCGGCATCATCGTCGGGCTGTTGCGCGGCGAGGGCACCGCGTGGCGCGCGGACAAGGCCAAGTACCGCATCGCCTTTGTGACCACCGTTCTGTGGACGTGCATGTTCGCCGCTCGGCTCGCCGTACAGGTTCCCCTCTACTACGCCGACCAGACGCAGCTGTTGGGCGGCGCGAAGCTCATCATGGGCCTTCCGCTCTACGCCGCGACGCTGTGGGTGACCTGGCTGCTCGTGCGTGCGGTGTACGCCAAGGGCGCCGCCGCCGCATCCGGCCCCGGTGTCCACGGGTAA
- the sepH gene encoding septation protein SepH, with protein sequence MQDLRVIGVENGALLVSSVDGNRFRIPIDEVLQSKLRQAVPDPGSGRKVAPREIQAQIRSGMSAADVAAITGVPLEYIQKFEGPVLAEREFVVETALGVAVHTAIESDPMSAGRTFGTVIRERLVGLGAVGERWASWKDPETGWIVKLAFTAEQIDHDARWRFDPKKLTLAPLNNEAITLSQQGESQGALIPRLRAVNGDDREADNSRFDSGAFDLDDDSLTLHEDESRPNRFGSNAPVEHEPVHDHNQTADLLEALRRRRGEREAANFAEDEGSNHPSRSPQTPGGIRLVDVPLDGFGSDDTEHGRSTAPQPIIPTKSPARKGRTAMPSWDDIVFGARPDDDLT encoded by the coding sequence ATGCAAGACCTGCGAGTAATCGGAGTAGAGAACGGGGCACTCCTCGTGTCTTCCGTTGACGGCAACCGCTTCAGGATCCCGATCGACGAGGTGCTGCAGTCCAAGCTGCGCCAAGCCGTTCCCGACCCCGGCTCGGGACGGAAGGTCGCCCCGCGGGAGATCCAGGCGCAGATCCGCTCGGGGATGTCGGCTGCCGACGTCGCCGCGATCACCGGGGTGCCGTTGGAGTACATCCAGAAGTTCGAGGGTCCCGTGCTCGCCGAACGCGAGTTCGTGGTCGAGACCGCGCTCGGCGTCGCCGTGCACACCGCCATCGAATCCGACCCGATGAGCGCCGGCCGCACCTTCGGCACGGTCATCCGCGAGCGTCTCGTCGGCCTCGGCGCCGTCGGTGAACGCTGGGCGAGCTGGAAAGACCCCGAGACGGGCTGGATCGTGAAGCTGGCCTTCACGGCCGAACAGATCGACCACGACGCGCGCTGGCGATTCGACCCGAAGAAGCTCACCCTCGCCCCGCTCAACAACGAGGCGATCACCCTCTCCCAGCAGGGCGAGTCCCAGGGCGCCCTCATCCCCCGCCTGCGCGCGGTGAACGGCGACGACCGCGAGGCCGACAACTCCCGCTTCGACAGCGGCGCCTTCGACCTCGACGACGACAGCCTCACCCTGCACGAAGACGAGTCGCGCCCGAACCGCTTCGGTTCGAACGCCCCCGTCGAGCACGAGCCGGTGCACGACCACAACCAGACCGCAGACCTGCTCGAGGCGCTGCGCCGCCGACGCGGCGAGCGGGAGGCGGCCAACTTCGCCGAAGACGAGGGTTCGAACCACCCCTCGCGGTCGCCGCAGACTCCCGGTGGGATTCGTCTCGTCGACGTACCGCTGGACGGATTCGGTTCGGATGACACGGAGCACGGCCGTTCGACGGCGCCACAGCCGATCATCCCGACCAAGAGCCCGGCCCGCAAGGGCCGCACCGCCATGCCCAGCTGGGACGACATCGTGTTCGGTGCGCGTCCCGACGACGACCTGACGTAG
- a CDS encoding DUF3710 domain-containing protein — protein sequence MSDNEFAAQVDDDAKSAPADRETNGPLDESEANAVRPYVDLGGVKIVPRPDLQLRLEVEEGSKRVVAVGLDYAGSSLQVQPFAAPRTSGLWNEIRAQIVDQIHKQGGTTTIANGPFGPEVLAEIPVTTAGQTGTRLARFVGVDGPRWFLRGVIAGEGAVDPEAAAQIEDLFRSIVVVRGNTPMPPRDLIPLNMPAATPSGDVTSTPTAG from the coding sequence GTGAGCGACAACGAATTCGCAGCACAGGTAGACGACGACGCCAAGTCGGCGCCCGCCGACCGCGAGACCAACGGCCCGCTCGACGAGAGCGAGGCGAACGCGGTTCGTCCCTACGTCGACCTCGGCGGCGTCAAGATCGTCCCCCGTCCCGACCTGCAGCTGCGTCTCGAGGTCGAGGAGGGCAGCAAGCGCGTCGTCGCCGTCGGTCTCGACTACGCCGGCTCGTCGCTTCAGGTGCAGCCGTTCGCCGCCCCTCGCACGAGCGGTCTCTGGAACGAGATCCGCGCGCAGATCGTCGACCAGATCCACAAGCAGGGCGGCACGACGACGATCGCCAACGGCCCGTTCGGTCCCGAGGTGCTCGCCGAGATCCCCGTCACCACCGCGGGACAGACCGGCACCCGGCTCGCCCGGTTCGTCGGAGTCGACGGACCGCGCTGGTTCCTCCGCGGCGTCATCGCGGGCGAAGGTGCCGTCGATCCCGAGGCCGCGGCACAGATCGAAGACCTCTTCCGCAGCATCGTCGTCGTGCGCGGCAACACCCCGATGCCGCCGCGTGACCTGATTCCGCTGAACATGCCCGCGGCGACGCCGTCGGGCGACGTCACGTCCACGCCGACCGCGGGCTAG
- a CDS encoding DUF3093 domain-containing protein: MTTHYRERLWPAPWLFVATALVIPASLLVFLPISMLAGIVVAIVLYAGCVILLILGGPVIEVTDTEFRAGRASLPLSIAGTVEGFEGDEARAERGVRLDARTWLLIRGWISPLVKIQNLDERDSAPYWVVSTRHPDAVVAAISAAKQRASGGIG, from the coding sequence ATGACCACCCACTACCGCGAGAGACTGTGGCCAGCGCCCTGGCTCTTCGTCGCAACAGCCCTAGTAATCCCCGCGAGCCTCTTGGTCTTCCTGCCCATCAGCATGCTGGCCGGGATCGTCGTCGCGATCGTGCTGTACGCCGGCTGTGTCATCCTGCTCATCCTCGGCGGACCCGTGATAGAGGTGACCGACACCGAGTTCCGTGCGGGACGGGCGAGTCTTCCGCTCTCGATCGCGGGAACCGTAGAAGGGTTCGAGGGCGACGAGGCGCGGGCGGAACGTGGAGTGCGGCTCGACGCCCGTACGTGGCTGCTCATCCGCGGATGGATTTCACCGCTGGTGAAGATCCAGAATCTCGACGAACGAGACAGCGCTCCGTACTGGGTTGTGTCGACGCGGCATCCCGACGCCGTTGTCGCCGCGATATCCGCGGCGAAGCAACGTGCGTCCGGCGGGATTGGTTAG
- a CDS encoding DUF4193 domain-containing protein: MATDYDAPRKTDDDTESIEALKERVPDKMSGSVDVDDADNPGSFELEGGDLSEHDLDVVVLPAQADEFTCVECFLVKHRSQIDHETKLGPICLECAA, translated from the coding sequence ATGGCAACCGACTACGACGCACCCCGCAAGACCGACGACGACACAGAGTCGATCGAGGCCCTGAAGGAGCGCGTTCCAGACAAGATGTCTGGCTCAGTCGACGTTGATGACGCCGATAACCCTGGCAGTTTCGAACTCGAGGGTGGGGACCTCAGTGAGCACGACCTCGACGTGGTCGTTCTTCCCGCACAGGCCGATGAGTTCACCTGTGTGGAGTGCTTCCTCGTGAAGCACCGTTCGCAGATCGATCACGAGACCAAGCTCGGACCGATCTGCCTGGAGTGCGCGGCCTAA
- the dut gene encoding dUTP diphosphatase: MSDSVEVLISSESVPAYAHPGDAGADLTAAESVELQPGERSTVGTGVSIALPDGYVAFVVPRSGLASKHGITVVNSPGTVDAGYRGEIRVTLLNTDSSVAYSVAVGDRIAQLVVMPVSRARFIPVQKLPGSDRGDKGFGSTGYSATKSGDIA; encoded by the coding sequence GTGTCAGATTCCGTAGAGGTGCTCATTTCGTCCGAATCCGTGCCCGCGTACGCGCACCCCGGAGACGCCGGAGCCGACCTGACGGCGGCGGAATCGGTCGAGCTGCAGCCGGGAGAACGGTCGACCGTCGGCACGGGGGTGTCGATCGCACTTCCCGACGGCTACGTCGCGTTCGTCGTTCCGCGCAGCGGCCTGGCCTCCAAGCACGGCATCACCGTCGTGAACAGCCCGGGCACGGTCGACGCGGGGTACCGCGGCGAGATCCGGGTGACGCTGCTGAATACGGACAGTTCGGTGGCGTATTCTGTGGCGGTCGGCGACCGCATCGCGCAACTCGTCGTGATGCCGGTATCCCGAGCGAGATTTATACCGGTTCAGAAACTTCCGGGGAGCGACCGAGGCGACAAGGGCTTCGGATCCACCGGGTACAGCGCAACCAAGTCAGGAGACATCGCGTGA